From the genome of Arthrobacter sp. SLBN-122:
AGGGGCTCAGGGCCACCGGCGCCTCGCTCGCCCGGGCCTGGCGCCAGCCCGGCACACGGCTGGGGATGTGGAGCCACTTCACCATCCAGTTCAGCGGTACCGTGTTCGCGATGACGTGGGGCTACCCGTTCCTGATCTCGGGCCAAGGACTGGATGCCGGTACCGTTGCCGCCCTGATGGCGCTGTATGTCGCCGCAGCCATGGCGGTGGGCCCGTTCATCGGCCGCTTCGTTTCGCGCCACCCCCTGCGCCGTTCCACCATGGTGCTGCTGATCGCCGGAGCCACCGCCGCAGCATGGGCCGCGGTGCTGCTGCTGCCCGGACGCGCCCCGCTGTGGCTGCTGGCCGGCCTGGTGGTGGTGCTCGCAATCGGCGGCCCCGGGTCCATGATCGGCTTCGACTTCGCACGGACCTTCAACCCCGCGCACCGGATCGGCACCGCCACCGGCATCGTCAACGTTGGCGGCTTCATCGCGGCCCTGGTGTCCATCTTCCTGATCGGCCTGGTGCTCGACGTCCTCTACGCCACCGGATTTTCGCAGGGGGTGCTCTACGGCCTGGCCCCCTTCCGGCTGGCCCTGAGTGTCCAGTTCCTGCTCCTGGCTGTCGGTGCCGGGGCCATCCTGGCATCCCGGCGGAAGGTACGCCGGCAGATGGCCGCGCAGGGGATCGTGGTTCCGCCGCTGCGCAGCGCCATCGCCCGGCAGCGCCGGGAAAGCCTGGCCCGCCGCCGCCAGTCAACGCCCGACGACTGAGCCTGTCCCCGCCACTCTTCCTCCACCGCGGGCTGGTTACCCACATAGCCGGCTTGGCCCCTGCCCGCACCACCGCCGGCGGCGAATGCTGGAGCCATGACAGCTTCAGACCGATTAATAGTCCGCGGGCCGGAAGACATTCTTGGCTTCATTCCACATTCGCTGGGGTACTGGCCAGAGGCCAGCCTGGTGGCCATGACGCTGCACGGCACCAGGCTTGGAGCCACGCTCCGGCTTGACCTCCCGGGGCCGGAGATGGAGACGGCCCCGGCCCTTTTTGCACGTGCCGTCCGTCGCTACCTCGCATCAGACCAGGACGCTGACGGCAGTTTGCTGGCTGTCTTCACCAGCGACGCAGGAATGGTCCGGCCATCCCCGTATGACTTTCTGCTTTCCACAGTGCAGGGTGTGCTGGGCCAGGCCGGGATGCCCGTCCGCGATGCCTGGTTCGTGGGCGATGAGTACTGGCGGGACGCCCTGTGCAGCGATGCCTCGTGCTGCCCGCTCCCGGGACGGCCGCTGCAGGAGATCAGGGACAGCATGCTCAATACGGAAATGGTGTACCGGGGCAGCAGTGTTGGACCCGCTCCGAGAGCCGCGCGCGGGCCGGAAGTCCAGCAGGCGCCAGTCCCCGCCCTGCATCTGGCGGCCCTCCTTGAGGCGCAGGCCGCCTGGGAGGCTGAGCTTGGCGGGCAGTCCCGGAGCAGGGCGCACTTCACTGCGGTGCTTGACTTCTGGGAGAGCCTGCTTGACCGGACCCACGCCGGTCCATGGATTCCGGACGTTGAGCGGGACGCCTTCCTTCGCGCCACACTGATCGTTCCCACCTGGCGCGATGCCGTGCTCGTGATGGCCGCGGCCGGCAGGGCTGCCGCAGAGGCAGGCGCGGAACAGTTCGGCGTCCTCTCGGACGCGAGTGGGGACGGCAGCGGCCATTCCGTGGTGGCGGTGCCGTTGATGCCACCGGCGGAACCCGCCGGCGCTCGGCAGGGGTCAACGAAAGAGGGGACAAGGGAACCGGGGGTGGGAGGGCCGCGGGCATCGAGGCGTGCGGCCGGGAGGCGGCACACGATGCCCGGTGCCGCGTCCGGCTCCGTTCCTGCCGGCTACGGTGAGGTCCTCATGGGACTGGCGCCGGACGTGCCGGACTGGGCGGGCCTGGACGCGCTGGACCGGATTCTGGGAGAACTGGCGGTGCCCGGCGGGACCCCGGCCGCCGCAGCGCTGACGCTCCGTGGCTGGGTGGCCTGGTGCCGCGGCCGCGGCTCCTACGCCGCTGCCCACCTGGGCCAGGCCCTCGGGATCGAGCCGGAATACCGGCTTGCCGAACTCCTGCTGGACCTCGTGGGCAGGGGCACGCTCTGTGGCTGGGCCGCACGGAAGGAAGCCGCCTGGCAAAAATTCCGGACCGATCCCGCGGGGCAAAAGGAAACGCTGTGAACCGGGGCCAACCGGCCTGAAGAGCGGAGGACATGGGGCCGGCCGGGGCGGGCCGGCCGGGGGCAGCAGGAATGGATGGCGGCACGGGAGGCCGGATCCGGGCAAATCGTGAGACAATGGATGCCGAGACCCGGTTGGGTCCGTGTATCGAGTGCTTGTAACCGTCCCCGCAAGGGAACATTACAGCCGCTCCGGGAGTTGTCTTAAGTGACTCTGCCGGCCGTGGTGGTGCTTGGTTTTCACCACGGACTTGACAGGGTCATAGTGGTGTTGCCCGTATGGTGATTCCACAGACCACCGCTAGAAAGGTTTTCTGTGACCCCGTCTTCCACGAAGAAGGATTCCGCCGCCCAGGATGTCTTGTCCCCTGAGGAGAAGCAGGCCGCGACCAATGCCAAGCGGGCAGCTACGCGGGCAGCCAACAAGGCTTCGGCCGGCGAGGCTGCAGGCGACGGCAAGCGCGAGCCCAAGAAGCGTGGGCCCAAGCCCGGCGCCAAGGCCGCAGCCGAGGCTGCGGGAAAGTCGGCCGGTGACGTTGACCCGGATGAGGTCGAAGACGTCGAGGAAGACCTCGACGACGTCGTCCTCGAAGGTCCCGAGGCAGCAGAGGACACCGACGCCGATCCCGTCAAGGGTGCCGCCGGCAGCGGCAAGGGCTTCGTCTACTCTGACGCGGACGACGATGACGCCCCGGTGCAGCAGGTCATGTCTGCCGGCGCCACGGCTGACCCCGTCAAGGACTACCTGAAGCAGATCGGTAAGGTGGCACTGCTCAACGCGGAGCAGGAAGTCGACCTTGCACTGCGGATCGAAGCCGGGCTGTTCGCCGAGGAAAAGATTGCCGCAGACGACGGATCCATGGATCCGAAGTACAAGCGCGAACTCGAATTCATCATCCACGACGGCAAGCGCGCCAAGAACCACCTGCTGGAAGCCAACCTCCGCTTGGTGGTCTCGCTGGCCAAGCGCTACACCGGCCGCGGCATGCTGTTCCTGGACCTGATCCAGGAAGGCAACCTTGGCCTGATCCGCGCTGTGGAGAAGTTCGACTACACCAAGGGCTTCAAGTTCTCCACCTACGCCACCTGGTGGATCCGCCAGGCCATCACCCGCGCCATGGCCGACCAGGCCCGCACCATCCGTATCCCGGTGCACATGGTTGAGGTCATCAACAAGCTGGCACGCGTCCAGCGCCAGATGCTGCAGGACCTGGGCCGCGAACCTACGCCCGAAGAGCTGGCACTGGAACTGGACATGACCCCGGAAAAGGTGGTCGAGGTCCAGAAGTACGGCCGCGAGCCGATTTCGCTGCACACCCCCCTGGGTGAGGACGGCGACTCCGAGTTCGGCGACCTGATCGAGGACTCCGAAGCTGTTGTTCCGGCCGACGCCGTGAGCTTCACCCTCCTGCAGGAGCAGCTGCACTCGGTCCTGGACACCCTGTCGGAACGCGAGGCCGGCGTGGTCGCCATGCGGTTCGGCCTGACGGACGGGCAGCCGAAGACTTTAGACGAAATCGGAAAGGTCTACGGGGTCACCCGCGAGCGGATCCGCCAGATCGAGTCCAAGACCATGTCCAAGCTCCGCCACCCCTCCCGGTCGCAGGTGCTGCGGGACTACCTGGACTAGGTCTCTTCCGGACAGCCAAGCAGGGGCTGTTCCCGAATCCACTCAAGGTGGGTTCGGGAGCAGCCCCTGCTTTGTTTCCAGCTGCCGCGGCCAGCGTCTGTCCCGGTGCAGTTAAACGCCCGCGGGGCCCTTCCGGATTGGAAGGGCCCCGCAGGTTCGTTGTTACCGATGCCTCATCTAGTCGATTTCCACGGCAGCTTTCTCGTGAAGCTTTCCCGTCTCGTCGTGCCAGTCGGAGCTCAACGGCTTGAGCGTCGCCTCGACTGCACGGGCGTGGTGGCCGCAGAACAACAGCTCACCGCCGGAGGACTCGAGTACAACCCGGACATATGCCTGAGCTCCGCAACGGTCGCACCGGTCGAGTGCGTTTAGTGTGCGGTCTGCCACTGCTGTTGTCATGTCGGCCTCCTTAGTAGATCAGTACATCTATATAACCAGTATTCGTATCCGAACCATCGCAAGGATGGGGCAAGTTCGCTGTCCGCGTATCCGCAAGGTTAGGTCAAGAATTGCCCAGTCCCGCGCATCACGGGGGCTGGTGGCGCGCCGCACATGGCCCGGAGGGTGTGGCAGACGCCTGCGGCCGCTGCCGCCGACTACTCTTGAAGGTGCGGTCCCAGCGCCGCTTCCACGTCCCTGAAGGAGTTCATCACCAGTGGCACCAAGCTCTGAGTACACCGCCCGGCACCTCTCCGTACTGGAGGGCCTCGAAGCCGTCCGCAAGCGCCCGGGCATGTACATCGGCTCAACCGACTCGCGTGGCCTCATGCACTGCCTCTGGGAGATCATCGACAACTCTGTGGACGAGGCGCTGGCCGGGTTCGGCCACGATATCCGCATCATCCTGCACGCTGACAACTCCGTGGAGATCCACGACGACGGCCGCGGCATCCCCATCGACAAGGAACCCAAGACGGGACTCTCCGGCGTCGAAGTGGTGTTCACCAAGCTGCATGCCGGCGGAAAGTTCGGCGGTGGCTCCTACACCGCTTCCGGCGGCCTGCACGGTGTGGGCGCGTCCGTGGTCAACGCACTTTCCTCCCGGTTGGACGTCGAGGTGGACCGCGGCGGCAAGACGTACAAGATGTCCTTCCGCCGCGGTGAGCCCGGCCGCTTCAAGGACACCGGTTCCCGCGTGGATCCGGCAGCGCCGTTCACTCCCTTCGTTGATGACTCGGTGCTGGACATCGTGGGCAAGGCCAAGCGCGGCGTCACCGGGACCCGAATCCGCTACTGGGCGGACCGGCAGATCTTCACCCCCGATGCCAGGTTCTCCTACGAGGACCTGGTTGCCCGTGCCCGCCAGACCTCCTTCCTGGTACCGGGCCTCAAGCTCACCGTGCGGGACGAGCGCAAGCTCCCTGGAACCCCGGGCGAAGCGGGCCCCCATGAAGAGGTCTTCCACCACGACGGCGGCATCTCCGAGTTCGTCGAGTTCCTCGCCGCGGACCCGGCCGTCACGGACGTGTGGCGGCTGCACGGGTCCGGGAAGTTCAAGGAGACCGTCCCGGTCCTGGACGAACGGGGGCACAGCCAGCTGGCCGAGGTTGAACGTGACTGTGAGGTTGACGTGGCGCTGCGGTGGGGCATTGGCTACGACAGCACCGTGCGCAGTTACGTGAACATCATCGCCACCCCCAAGGGCGGCACGCACCAGTCCGGGTTCGAACAGGCGCTGGTCAAGACGTTCCGGAAAGCCGTGGAAACGAACGCCCGCAAGCTCAAGGCCGGAAACGACAAGATCGAAAAGGATGACATCTTCGCCGGCCTCACAGCGGTGCTGACCGTACGGCTGGCCGAACCGCAGTTCGAGGGCCAGACCAAGGAGATCCTCGGCACCAGCGCCGTGCGTGCCATCGTGGCAAGGGTTGTGGAGCGTGAGATCTCCGCCAAACTGTCCTCCAGCAACCGGAACGACAAAGCCCAGTCCGCCCTGCTGCTGGAAAAGATCGTCAGCGAGATGAAGTCCCGCATCTCGGCGCGCGTGCACAAGGAGACCCAACGGCGCAAGAATGCGCTGGAAACCTCCTCCATGCCCACCAAGCTTGCCGACTGCCGCACGGACGACGTCGAACGTTCCGAACTGTTCATCGTGGAAGGCGACTCCGCGCTGGGCACCGCCAAGCTGGCCCGCTCCTCAGACTTCCAGGCCCTCCTGCCCATCCGCGGCAAGATCCTCAACGTCCAGAAGGCGTCGGTGGGGGACATGCTCTCCAACGCCGAATGCGCTGCCCTTATCCAGGTGGTGGGCGCGGGCTCCGGCCGCAGCTTCGACATCAGCGCCGCACGGTACGGCAAGGTGATCCTCATGACCGACGCCGACGTCGACGGCGCCCACATCCGGACCCTGCTGCTGACCCTTTTCTTCCGCTACATGCGGCCCATGATCCTGGAGGGCAGGGTGTTCGCCGCAGTTCCACCGCTGCACCGGGTGGAGGTCATCAACGCAGGCCAGAAGGCCAACGAAATGATCTACACCTACTCCGAGGCGGAACTCCATGTCCTGCTGGCCCGCCTGGCCAAGGAAGGCAAGCGGTACAAGGAACCCATCCAGCGGTACAAGGGCCTGGGGGAGATGGACGCCGAGCAGCTGGCGGAAACCACCATGGACCCGCGGCACCGCACCCTGCGCAAGGTGGGGATCGAAAACGCGCAGCAGGCAGAGGAGATCTTCGACCTGCTCATGGGCTCCGACGTTTCCCCGCGCAAGGACTTCATCATCGCGGGCGCGTCCAGCCTTGACCGGGAGCGCATCGACGCCTGATTGAAGGCAAGTCCAGTGCGCCGGGGTCAGCCCAGCAGGCCTGGAACCACCAGCAGCACCGTGGGCAGCGCCAACAGCAGCACGGAGCCGGCCAGGACGGCGCTGCGGACGGCGGCGGGAAGCTGGGGCTGGGGCGTCAGGAGGCGGCTGACCCGCGAGGCTGCGGTCCTGACCGCGTCCGAGCCCGGTCCGCCCGATGCCGCTTCCAGCCCTGACAGGGCGAGCGTGGGTGAGGACGGCCGGATGTCCCCGGCGCCGGCGTTTCCTGCCGAGCCGCTGGCCACGATGGCGATCGCCTTGATGAGGGTCGCCTTGCTCTCGGTCCGCAAAGCAACGTCGTCGGCCAGCATCTCGATCAGCGAGTTGACGGCTTCCTGGGCAAGCCTGGTGGTGGGAAGCCAGGGGAGCGCCTGGCGCCAGGCAGCAAAGGCCCACAGCAGCAGGTGGTGCCGTTGGCTCAAATGGGCGTTTTCGTGGATCAGGACGGCCCGCAGCTCGGCCGGTTCGAGGGCGGCCATCAGGCCGTCAGACAGGACGGTTACGGAGCGGGCGCCGCCTGGAAGGCAGTAGGCCACAGGGGAGTCGTGGCTGATGACCAGCGTCCCCGCATCCTGGGCCGACGGGGAGGCCAGCAAAGCCAGCAGTTCGCGGTGCCGGCGCCGCTGCCGCTGGATTTTGTAGTACGTCAGCAGCAGCGTGAACACCAAGTGGGCCGTGAGCAGGGCAGCGGTGGACAGCGCAAAGATATGCCAAAAGCCCAGCGCAGTGGTGGGGGCATTGAAGAACACCATTCCTGCCAATGCGCGGAGCCCTGCGATGAGGTTGTCACCGATGGGTTCCAGGCCGTAGACCAGCATGGCGCCGATCATGGACAGTCCACCTGCGAGCGCAATCGCCTGCCACAGCAGCATGGCCGTGAACGGCGACCTGGCCGGCCATTGTGCCCGCGACAGGAGGATCGGCACCGGCCAGGCCAGGATTATCGCAAGGACCGCCAGCAGGTATGAGGCCCAGAACATGGTGTGTTAGAGGTGGCCCAGCAGTTTGCGCAGCGTCTCGGCTTCACCTTCGGACACGGACCCGATGAAGCGGGCCAGGACGGCCTCGCGGTCAGGGGCTGATCCCAGGACTTCGTGCATGAGTTCGGCGGTGTGGTCCGCACGGCTGGACACGGCCTGGTAGCGGTGCGGGCGGGTTCCGCGTTCGCGCTCCACCAGCCCCTTCTTTTCCAGGCGGGAGAGTACGGTGAGCACCGTGGTGACGGCCAGCTCCTTGCCTTCGTGGCCCGGCCCGCCCTGCGCCGCGGACGTGCGCGCCAGCTGGTCCCTCAGGGTATTGGCCGTAGCCGCTTCCTGGCCCGCCCAGAGCAGGTCCATGACTGCCCGTTCCAGTTCACCAAGACTAGCCATTTCACTTTTCCTTTTATTTCCCGCACCGTGCTCTTTGAATGCCGGTGACGTCACGCGGTTTGTTCAACTACATCACTAAATCTACCCCGAAACCGCCCCGGATTCTACATCGGGTAGAACATGTGGCGCGCCGGCGCTTGCCGGTCCATGTATGGGAAGGGCGTTGGTTTTCGCCCGCCGGCGCCAATGTTCTACACTATGTAGAAGTTACAGTTCTACGAAGCGTAGAAAACTGCATCGGCCAACAGTAGGGACCGCCATGGACGCCTTGGAAATCGCACGCTGGCAATTCGGTATCACCACGGTCTACCACTTCATGATGGTGCCGCTGACCATCGGCCTGGGCCTGGTGGTCGCCGTCATCCAGACCGCCTGGTACCGCACCGGCAAGCCAGAGTACCTGCGCATGACCAAGTTCTGGGGAAAGCTGTTCCTCATCAACTTCATCATGGGCGTGGCCACCGGCATCGTGCAGGAATTCCAGTTCGGCATGGCATGGAGCGAGTACAGCCGGTTCGTGGGGGACGTCTTCGGTGCCCCGCTGGCCCTTGAAGCCCTCTTGGCCTTCTTCGTCGAATCCACGTTCCTTGGCCTGTGGATCTTTGGCTGGAAGCAGCTTAAGCCCGCCATCCACCTTGCCTGCCTCTGGGTGGCCGTCATCGGGTCGGCCCTTTCCGCCTACTTCATCATCGTGGCCAACAGCTGGATGCAGCACCCGGTGGGTGTGGAAATGATCAACGGCCGGCCCGTCATGACCGATGCCTGGGCCGTGTTCACCAACAACACGGCGCTGGTTGCCGTCCCGCACACCCTCTTCGGCGCCCTGGCTGTGGCCGGCGGCTTCCTCCTGGGCATCGCCTGGTACCACCTCTGGCGGAGGCGGCACGACGGCGTTGACACCGTGGGTGCCGACGGCAAGGTCATCCCCGGTGAAGACGTCCGCATCCCCGGCCGTGACCGTGCAGACCACAGCGTGTGGATCCGGTCCCTGCGGATCGGCGCCGTGGTGGCCATGATCTCCTTCGCCGGCACCGCGGTGACCGGCGACCTGCAGGGCAAGCTGATGTTCCAGCAGCAGCCCATGAAGATGGCAGCCGCGGAGGCAGCCTGCCACGACGGCACCGGCTTCTCAGTGCTGAGCATCGGCAACGTGGGTTCCAGGAACTGCGACGACGTGGTGGCCGTGATCGAGGTTCCGGGCATCCTGTCCTTCCTGGCCAAGGGCGACTTCACCACCGAGGTCAAGGGTGTCAACAGCCTGCTGCCCGAATACAAGGCCAACTACGGAACCAACCTGCCGGACAATCCCATTTACGGTGAGCGCGCGGGCCAGGAGATCGAATACGTGCCCGTCATGGAAGTCACCTACTGGGGGTTCCGGATGATGATCGGCTTTGGCGGACTCGCTGCGCTGGCCGCACTGGTGGCGCTCTGGCTCACCCGCAGGGGAACCGTGCCGGAGCAGCGGTGGCTGATGCGGCTGGCTGTCTTCGGCATCCTCGCCCCGTTCGGCGCCAACGCCGCCGGCTGGATCTTCACCGAAATGGGCCGCCAGCCGTTTGTCGTGGCGCCCAACCCCGACCCCAGCGGCATCGACCAGGTGTTCATGTTCACCGCCGCCGCCGTCTCCCCGGGGGTCTCCGCAGGGGAACTGATCGCCTCGCTGGTTGCCCTGACCGCCGTCTACGCAGTCCTGCTGGTGGTGGAAGTCAAACTCCTGGTCAAGTACATCCGCGGCGGGGTGCTCTCCGCAATGCCCGAACTCGGCCACGCACCGGTGGACGAGAACGAGGACGCGACACCGGGCCCCGGCGGCAACGGTGATACAAAACCCGCCGACGACGTCCTGGCCTTCGCCTACTAGCAGAGGAAACACACAATGGAACTGCTTCCCACCATTTGGTTCATCGCCATCGCGGTGCTGTGGACCGGCTACCTCTTCCTGGAAGGCTTCGACCTGGGCGTGGGGATGCTGATGAAGCTCTTTGCCCGCAACAACACGGAGCGCCGTGTGCTGCTGAACACTATCGGGCCTGTCTGGGACGGCAACGAGGTGTGGCTCCTGACGGCCGGCGGCGCCACGTTCGCAGCCTTCCCGCTCTGGTACGCGTCGTTGTTCTCCGCGCTCTACCTCCCCCTGCTGGTGGTCCTGCTGGCCCTCATCTTCCGGGCCGTGGCGTTTGAGTACCGCGGCAAGGTGGACAGGGACAGCTGGCGGAACCGGTGGGACTGGGCCATCGCCCTGGGCTCGTTCTTCGCCGCCTTTGGCGTGGGCGCTGCGCTGGCGCTCACCACCACAGGTCTTCCGCTGAACGCCAACGGCGACCGTGAAGGCGGCCCCATGGCCTGGTTCAGCGGTTACGCCCTGCTGGGCGGCATCGCCGTGGTGGGCTTCGCACTGCTCCACGCCCTGGCGTTCCTGGCCCTCAAAACGGATGGGGAGATACGGCACCGCGCCCGCCGGTGGTTCGTGCGGCTCCTGCCGGTCCTGCTGCTGCCCATCGCAGCATGGGCCCTCGCCATCCAGTTCATGGCCGGCAAACCGTGGACCTGGGCCGCCGTCGTCCTGGCCGTTGCTGCTGCCGCTACAGCCTGGCTGCTGGCCCGGAACGGCTCCGAAGGCCGGTCCTTCCTGGCCCTGGGCGCCTTCCTGGTGCTCGGCACGGCGTCCATCTTCGGGGCCGTGTTCCCGGTGGTGCTGCCCTCCACGCTGGACAGCGCCTTTGACCTCACCATCTCCAACGCCTCCTCCTCGGACTACACGCTGGGGCTGATGAGCATCGTGGCAGCTGTGGGCCTTCCCCTGGTGATCGCCTACCAGGCCTGGACCTACTGGGTCTTCCGCCGCCGCGTCAGCGCCGCCCACATCCCGGAAGCCCACAGCTTCCTCCCGGCGGTGGCCGCCAAGGCGTTCACCACCAAGGGCTGACGTGCGGCCCGCCTTTCCTGCCGGTCCGGCAACCCGTTCGGCCATCTACTGGCTGGGAGTCCTGGCCGCCCTCAAGGCCCTGTCCCTGGTCCTGATCGGCCAGGCCGTGGCGTCCGCCCTGGCCGGCCTGGTAGCCGGGGACCCTGCCTGGGCAACCCAGCTCCCTGCCGGGCTCGCCGGCGTCGTCCTTCGCTCGCTGACCGTCTGGGGCCAGGCCGTCGCCGCCCGCCGCGCAGCGCTGGGGGTCAAGGAAGAACTCCGTGCGGAGCTGCTGGAACGCGCCCTCCGCACGGGCGTCAGGTCCTCAGGCCCGGGCGACGGCGGCCTGGCGGTACTGGCAACCCGCGGACTGGACGCCCTGGACAGCTACTACACGCAGTTCCTTCCCGCGCTGGTTAACTGCGCGGCCGTGCCACTGCTGCTGGGGGCCCGGATCCTCTTCGCGGACTGGGTGAGCGCGCTGGTCATTGTCCTCACCGTGCCCCTGATCCCGGTGTTCATGGTGCTGATCGGCCGGTACACCGAGGACAGCGTCCGCGAGGCGCAGGCATCGCTGGCCCGGCTGGGCGCCCACATGCTGGAGCTCGCCAAGGGCCTGCCGGTTTTGGTGGGGCTGGGCCGGGCCACCGCCCAGCGCAAGGCCCTGGAGGAAATCTCCGACGAATACCGCACCCGCACCATGGGCACCCTGCGGACCGCCTTTCTGTCCGCACTGGCCCTGGAACTCATCGCCACCATTTCGGTGGCCGTTGTGGCCGTCTTCATCGGGGTCCGGCTGGTCCACGGCGACATGCCACTGGAAGCCGGCCTGCTGGCGCTCCTCCTGGCACCGGACTGCTATCTCCCGCTGCGCGAACTGGGCACCGCCCACCACGCCAGCGACGACGGCCGGGTGGCGCTCGCGGAAACCGCCGCCGTCACCGGCGGACCCGAGCCAACACCCCTGCCGGCGGCCAAGGCCGGCAGGCCGGGTGCCCCGCTGGAGGTCACCGGACTTACCGTGACCTACGCCGGACGGTCCGAAGCAGCCGTGGGACCCCTCACCTTCACCGCGCCGCAGTACAGGATCACCGCCCTGGACGGACCCAGCGGCGCGGGCAAGAGCACCATCCTGGGCGTGCTGGCCGGAACCATCGGCACCGGCGACGGGACGGGCATCACCGGATCCATCCGCGGACTGGACCGCAGTACCGTGGCCTGGGTGCCGCAGCACCCCGTCATGGTGGCCGGCACCGTCCTGGACGAGGTGCTGCTGTACCTTTCGCCGGAGGCCGGCCGGGGGACGGACCGGTTGGCCGCAGAAGAGACTGCCCGCCGCTGCCTTGACCGATCCGGAGCAGCCCACCTGGCCGCGAAGCACCAGGCGGAACTGAGCCCTGGCGAGCTGCGCCGCGTGGCCCTGGCCCGCGGGCTGGCCAGGATCGAGGCCGGTGCCGCCCTCCTGCTGCTGGACGAGCCCACGGCCCACCTGGACGATGCTTCCGCCCTCGTTGTGGAGGACGCCATCCGGCGGCTCCGTGGTCAGGCCACCG
Proteins encoded in this window:
- a CDS encoding MFS transporter, which produces MTAPRAWLIWTIGIFGYLVAVAQRTSFGVVGLEATERFHATASAISFFTVLQLLVYAGLQIPVGVLVDRFGSRAMIAGGAVLMGLGQLQLAFAESIPAGVLGRVLVGAGDAMTFISVIRLIPLWFAPARVPLVTQLTGMSGQLGQLFSVLPFALVLHLSGWTPAFLMLAGMSALAVVLVLLLLQDSPPGTGRPHARQGLRATGASLARAWRQPGTRLGMWSHFTIQFSGTVFAMTWGYPFLISGQGLDAGTVAALMALYVAAAMAVGPFIGRFVSRHPLRRSTMVLLIAGATAAAWAAVLLLPGRAPLWLLAGLVVVLAIGGPGSMIGFDFARTFNPAHRIGTATGIVNVGGFIAALVSIFLIGLVLDVLYATGFSQGVLYGLAPFRLALSVQFLLLAVGAGAILASRRKVRRQMAAQGIVVPPLRSAIARQRRESLARRRQSTPDD
- a CDS encoding DUF4192 domain-containing protein; the encoded protein is MTASDRLIVRGPEDILGFIPHSLGYWPEASLVAMTLHGTRLGATLRLDLPGPEMETAPALFARAVRRYLASDQDADGSLLAVFTSDAGMVRPSPYDFLLSTVQGVLGQAGMPVRDAWFVGDEYWRDALCSDASCCPLPGRPLQEIRDSMLNTEMVYRGSSVGPAPRAARGPEVQQAPVPALHLAALLEAQAAWEAELGGQSRSRAHFTAVLDFWESLLDRTHAGPWIPDVERDAFLRATLIVPTWRDAVLVMAAAGRAAAEAGAEQFGVLSDASGDGSGHSVVAVPLMPPAEPAGARQGSTKEGTREPGVGGPRASRRAAGRRHTMPGAASGSVPAGYGEVLMGLAPDVPDWAGLDALDRILGELAVPGGTPAAAALTLRGWVAWCRGRGSYAAAHLGQALGIEPEYRLAELLLDLVGRGTLCGWAARKEAAWQKFRTDPAGQKETL
- a CDS encoding RNA polymerase sigma factor; protein product: MTPSSTKKDSAAQDVLSPEEKQAATNAKRAATRAANKASAGEAAGDGKREPKKRGPKPGAKAAAEAAGKSAGDVDPDEVEDVEEDLDDVVLEGPEAAEDTDADPVKGAAGSGKGFVYSDADDDDAPVQQVMSAGATADPVKDYLKQIGKVALLNAEQEVDLALRIEAGLFAEEKIAADDGSMDPKYKRELEFIIHDGKRAKNHLLEANLRLVVSLAKRYTGRGMLFLDLIQEGNLGLIRAVEKFDYTKGFKFSTYATWWIRQAITRAMADQARTIRIPVHMVEVINKLARVQRQMLQDLGREPTPEELALELDMTPEKVVEVQKYGREPISLHTPLGEDGDSEFGDLIEDSEAVVPADAVSFTLLQEQLHSVLDTLSEREAGVVAMRFGLTDGQPKTLDEIGKVYGVTRERIRQIESKTMSKLRHPSRSQVLRDYLD
- a CDS encoding DUF7455 domain-containing protein produces the protein MTTAVADRTLNALDRCDRCGAQAYVRVVLESSGGELLFCGHHARAVEATLKPLSSDWHDETGKLHEKAAVEID
- a CDS encoding DNA gyrase/topoisomerase IV subunit B, with the protein product MAPSSEYTARHLSVLEGLEAVRKRPGMYIGSTDSRGLMHCLWEIIDNSVDEALAGFGHDIRIILHADNSVEIHDDGRGIPIDKEPKTGLSGVEVVFTKLHAGGKFGGGSYTASGGLHGVGASVVNALSSRLDVEVDRGGKTYKMSFRRGEPGRFKDTGSRVDPAAPFTPFVDDSVLDIVGKAKRGVTGTRIRYWADRQIFTPDARFSYEDLVARARQTSFLVPGLKLTVRDERKLPGTPGEAGPHEEVFHHDGGISEFVEFLAADPAVTDVWRLHGSGKFKETVPVLDERGHSQLAEVERDCEVDVALRWGIGYDSTVRSYVNIIATPKGGTHQSGFEQALVKTFRKAVETNARKLKAGNDKIEKDDIFAGLTAVLTVRLAEPQFEGQTKEILGTSAVRAIVARVVEREISAKLSSSNRNDKAQSALLLEKIVSEMKSRISARVHKETQRRKNALETSSMPTKLADCRTDDVERSELFIVEGDSALGTAKLARSSDFQALLPIRGKILNVQKASVGDMLSNAECAALIQVVGAGSGRSFDISAARYGKVILMTDADVDGAHIRTLLLTLFFRYMRPMILEGRVFAAVPPLHRVEVINAGQKANEMIYTYSEAELHVLLARLAKEGKRYKEPIQRYKGLGEMDAEQLAETTMDPRHRTLRKVGIENAQQAEEIFDLLMGSDVSPRKDFIIAGASSLDRERIDA
- a CDS encoding M56 family metallopeptidase, translating into MFWASYLLAVLAIILAWPVPILLSRAQWPARSPFTAMLLWQAIALAGGLSMIGAMLVYGLEPIGDNLIAGLRALAGMVFFNAPTTALGFWHIFALSTAALLTAHLVFTLLLTYYKIQRQRRRHRELLALLASPSAQDAGTLVISHDSPVAYCLPGGARSVTVLSDGLMAALEPAELRAVLIHENAHLSQRHHLLLWAFAAWRQALPWLPTTRLAQEAVNSLIEMLADDVALRTESKATLIKAIAIVASGSAGNAGAGDIRPSSPTLALSGLEAASGGPGSDAVRTAASRVSRLLTPQPQLPAAVRSAVLAGSVLLLALPTVLLVVPGLLG
- a CDS encoding BlaI/MecI/CopY family transcriptional regulator, with the protein product MASLGELERAVMDLLWAGQEAATANTLRDQLARTSAAQGGPGHEGKELAVTTVLTVLSRLEKKGLVERERGTRPHRYQAVSSRADHTAELMHEVLGSAPDREAVLARFIGSVSEGEAETLRKLLGHL
- a CDS encoding cytochrome ubiquinol oxidase subunit I, producing the protein MDALEIARWQFGITTVYHFMMVPLTIGLGLVVAVIQTAWYRTGKPEYLRMTKFWGKLFLINFIMGVATGIVQEFQFGMAWSEYSRFVGDVFGAPLALEALLAFFVESTFLGLWIFGWKQLKPAIHLACLWVAVIGSALSAYFIIVANSWMQHPVGVEMINGRPVMTDAWAVFTNNTALVAVPHTLFGALAVAGGFLLGIAWYHLWRRRHDGVDTVGADGKVIPGEDVRIPGRDRADHSVWIRSLRIGAVVAMISFAGTAVTGDLQGKLMFQQQPMKMAAAEAACHDGTGFSVLSIGNVGSRNCDDVVAVIEVPGILSFLAKGDFTTEVKGVNSLLPEYKANYGTNLPDNPIYGERAGQEIEYVPVMEVTYWGFRMMIGFGGLAALAALVALWLTRRGTVPEQRWLMRLAVFGILAPFGANAAGWIFTEMGRQPFVVAPNPDPSGIDQVFMFTAAAVSPGVSAGELIASLVALTAVYAVLLVVEVKLLVKYIRGGVLSAMPELGHAPVDENEDATPGPGGNGDTKPADDVLAFAY